From one Rhopalosiphum padi isolate XX-2018 chromosome 2, ASM2088224v1, whole genome shotgun sequence genomic stretch:
- the LOC132919603 gene encoding uncharacterized protein LOC132919603 isoform X1, with amino-acid sequence MEHTALSLLWLCLLSTWIDSSASYPIGDLNTSAALWSSSNMWLEATIVAVVFTICIVVFLVGCLDCCRNSRFSFKDSTRTQEFQNEVLSTRDYSSPGLAFVNPISNLHSNELSRSDSTVINIEQLSPSIKYQSLFKEWINDSLSNFPRSRLQFHHELGSGWFGRVVSGEVVGLNQSENNKVVVRILRDDATDSERLKFLQEAAPHKIKVKNGNHLVLGLIAACIKMDPLLLIFESSPYGDLKMWLRKNADTNEYETQLERKLKMSVQVVNGLLQYLKSGAVHTDVAARNFLVFPDNVVKIGDYGISTQTYKEDYYFTEEGVAIPIRWSSPETLNVSESVIETKKVTVEGNVWSAAVVIWEIMENGAQPYGSLSDLAVLSAVFIERTPLLLPPSSKHHKLSQQIYQVMLRCWNSDQSKRPTFPEIISSLEETYSMLKANFDPISSNSSPMFSKDFVKSDSDSGIISSVNRPKSCEVQIYADDISDISSQPSASSGVDVFNQSKKSPSLEILHGSLEDLTTSNDPWIRTDDSILFMEGINNAIRELDEALAGEPTSSDAECSPPIVNFRLGPIANNKISRPLFENSYNDNSYLERRSGNDSSGTDTEDEHWRLRIERGEFSEKVKQKSKSVADLMILTHIDASESSESDTPLNSLSRQNSFKHNRLAVPLLNSLTFTSDSDLRNAQDDHDFQDTLKKFQTALKNRDDDSLSYLSLQIDNSMKVKKDIKTNNNTNPFLEIEASEKTIKNNPFILPNTTQCSTAANNSSVLLGPCENFTIDYYKGVTSSLTEKPINEKLDNSIFENVSFTFNPYESMKWDSNIFDFSKPILEESDDTKVECKSKHLILDETVKESNYSTLELDSGHTSDYTNCEDISTKDTLETKSLSTPNYTFNESNEAYIYYNNITVLKNGSDDSGCEIEQITSEDGSTEFLNDKSEDEDDNEITVIKVHDLYEDKIHNDQSKFEGISDDDSKQCESKSQYEIDDIIEGLSESWYLHPPSFQDTSGWLPDTLNQDDKADDKKLSLDEEYAEAIRQELRGKVSQNDNDSRNLNISLEENENVAENTDHTDMVIHYNVYPPPLSTIFEEDEDEELEIIDTFSENPSPSCILTDTSTDHLVISREKLVDSSSELNDNVQDDVLIIDTITNEAIILDTDVSEKQEINILNNTYTIEEVNSDTDDILENLESDSMASYSPDSLSPGSTSKTAAAVSYSSSESAGISDQFVSPTLSNNDLPLDKQTNALKSIEELLSSPHHTNSNEHLDVFNNMQNVNWLKMFLNSETFSENDLAHHCTSLPNSINFDNYNWPTVNELTATSSSEPNLTKIDVNKTLKTQAVYESDCCKSLDSNSTITEEKTHREFKVSLVKETLEKQESHKELPIPSPDDNVLNNWKTVFGSSIDKNDTGDDNKSAKSEDVSDDDDEVEFVPSTWNSNAIPSKTSLRNSNHQSGAKKSVSFKQQNYHCVYEYPRDDSETFDLDIGPIWDRTPNYFDLSSFSDWGAGSSKTDLLSPSFIDDEACNPIQTFPQETNFTFPSATFDDDFYISSSNQPFEINQSQFFPGQKSNNSTDDTFEPNAADLTPLKPKNIITKSNEDVPEPVSIVSAVTLDEELAKAEMDNMDIKTLGKILSFKMDDVVKVSDIKRPKEPLSPTLGELCHTKQHLTLNLCKSTSLPPSNISTEKFNT; translated from the exons GATTCTACAAGAACACag GAATTTCAAAATGAAGTACTATCCACAAGAGATTACAGTTCTCCAGGATTGGCATTTGTCAACCCTATTAGCAATCTTCATAGTAATGAGTTGTCTAGATCAGATTCTACTGTCATAAACATTGAACAACTTTCACCGTCAATTAAATATCAGTCATTATTTAAAGAATGGATAA acgaTTCACTTTCAAATTTTCCAAGATCCCGGTTGCAATTTCATCATGAACTTGGTTCTGGATGGTTTGGAAGG GTCGTAAGTGGTGAAGTGGTTGGCTTGAACCaaagtgaaaataataaagtagtaGTCCGCATCTTAAGGGATGATGCTACTGATTCCGAAAGACTAAAATTTTTACAAGAAGCTGCTCCGCATaaaattaaagtgaaaaatGGAAATCACTTAGTTTTAGGACTTATAGCTGCTTGTATCAAAATGgatccattattattaatatttgaatctaGTCCATAT gGTGATTTGAAAATGTGGCTCCGCAAAAATGCAGACACCAATGAATATGAAACCCAATTAGAACGTAAACTCAAAATGTCTGTTCAAGTAGTCAATGGGCttttgcaatatttaaaaagtggAGCTGTTCACac AGATGTAGCGGCAAGAAACTTTTTAGTATTCCCTGACAATGTAGTGAAAATTGGTGATTATGGTATTAGCACACAAACATATAAGGAAGATTACTATTTTACCGAAGAAGGAGTAGCTATTCCTATTAGATGGAGTTCACCTGAAACCTTAAATGTATCTGAATCTGTTATAGagactaaaaaa GTTACTGTGGAAGGAAATGTTTGGAGTGCTGCAGTTGTAATATGGGAAATAATGGAAAATGGTGCTCAACCTTATGGTTCTCTTAGCGATTTAGCCGTGCTATCTGCAGTATTTATTGAACGTACACCACTTTTACTTCCACCATCATCTAAACATCACAAACTCTCCCAACAAAT ATATCAAGTGATGTTGCGATGCTGGAATAGTGATCAATCAAAAAGACCAACATTCCCAGAAATTATATCATCCCTGGAAGAAACCTATAGCATGTTAAAAGCTAATTTTGATCCTATTTCTTCAAATTCAAGTCCTATGTTTTCTAAAGATTTTGTTAAAAGTGATAGTGACTCGGGAATAATAAGCTCTGTCAATAGACCAAAATCATGTGAAGTTCAAATATATGCAGATGATATCAGTGATATCAGTTCTCAACCATCTGCGTCTAGTGGTGTTGATGTATTTAATCAATCCAAAAAATCGCCGTCCTTAGAAATATTGCATGGATCATTGGAGGATCTAACAACTTCAAATGATCCTTGGATAAGAACAGATGATAGTATACTGTTTATGGAAGGTATAAATAATGCTATTAGAGAGTTAGATGAAGCTTTAGCAGGTGAACCTACATCATCTGATGCTGAATGCTCACCACCAATTGTTAACTTTAGACTTGGTCCAATagccaataataaaataagccgTCCACTATTTGAAAATTCTTACAATGATAACTCATATCTAGAAAGGCGTTCTGGTAATGATTCATCTGGAACAGATACAGAAGATGAGCATTGGAGGTTAAGAATTGAACGAGGTGAATTTTCTGAAAAAGTCAAACAGAAATCAAAAAGTGTTGCAGATTTAATGATACTGACTCATATTGATGCTAGCGAAAGTAGTGAAAGCGATACACCATTAAATTCGTTATCAAGACAAAACAGTTTTAAGCACAATCGGTTAGCTGTTCCACTGTTAAATAGTCTTACATTTACTAGTGATAGTGACTTAAGAAATGCACAAGATGATCATGATTTTCAAGATACTTTGAAAAAATTCCAAACAGCCTTAAAAAATAGAGACGATGATTCACTTTCATATTTGTCTTTACAAATTGATAATAGTATGAAAGTAAAAAAggatattaaaacaaacaataataccaATCCTTTTTTAGAGATTGAAGCCTcggaaaaaactataaaaaataacccATTTATTTTACCAAACACAACTCAATGTTCAACAGCTGCTAATAACTCTTCTGTCCTTCTAGGTCCATGCGAAAATTTCACAATAGATTACTATAAAGGTGTTACTTCTTCTCTAACAGAAAAACCAATCAATGAAAAATTAgataattcaatatttgaaaatgtcagTTTTACATTTAACCCATATGAGTCAATGAAATGGGACtctaatatatttgattttagtaAGCCTATTTTAGAAGAATCTGATGACACAAAAGTAGAATGCAAATCAAAACACCTCATCTTAGATGAAACAGTCAAAGAATCCAACTATAGCACATTAGAATTAGACTCAGGCCATACATCAGACTACACAAATTGTGAAGATATTTCAACTAAAGATACTCTGGAAACCAAAAGTTTGAGTACtccaaattatacatttaacgaGTCAAATGAAGCttatatctactataataatataactgtgcTAAAGAATGGCTCTGATGATTCAGGTTGTGAAATTGAACAGATAACAAGTGAAGATGGCAGTACAGAATTTCTAAATGATAAATCTGAAGACGAAGATGATAATGAAATTACTGTTATCAAAGTACACGATTTATATGAAGATAAAATTCACAATGATCAGTCTAAATTTGAAGGAATATCTGATGATGATAGTAAACAATGTGAGAGTAAAAGTCAATATGAAATTGATGATATCATCGAAGGTCTTTCAGAATCTTGGTATTTACATCCGCCATCATTTCAAGACACATCTGGTTGGCTACCAGATACTTTAAATCAGGATGATAAAGctgatgataaaaaattatcattagatGAAGAATATGCGGAAGCCATAAGACAAGAACTAAGAGGCAAAGTTAGTCAGAATGATAATGATTCtagaaatttaaacatttcattgGAAGAGAATGAAAATGTAGCAGAAAACACTGATCATACAGATatggttatacattataatgtttatcCACCTCCTTTGTCAACAATTTTTGAAGAAGATGAAGATGAAGAACTTGAAATAATAGATACTTTTTCAGAAAATCCCAGTCCTTCATGTATTTTGACAGATACTTCTACTGACCATCTAGTCATTAGTAGAGAAAAACTCGTTGATTCTTCATCAGAACTAAATGATAATGTTCAAGACGATGTTTTGATTATCGACACGATAACTAATGAAGCGATTATATTGGATACAGATGTATCAGAGAAAcaagaaattaatatattaaataatacatacacaatTGAAGAAGTGAACTCTGATACTGATGATATATTAGAAAATCTGGAATCTGACAGTATGGCATCATATTCTCCTGATTCATTATCGCCAGGATCAACTAGTAAAACTGCTGCAGCAGTGTCTTATTCATCGTCCGAGTCAGCAGGAATTTCTGATCAATTTGTTTCTCCAACACTCAGTAATAACGATTTACCTCTGGACAAACAAACCAATGCACTTAAAAGCATTGAAGAATTATTGAGTTCTCCACATCATACTAATTCAAACGAACATTTAGATGTGTTCAACAATATGCAAAACGTAAactggttaaaaatgtttttgaactcTGAAACTTTTAGTGAAAATGACCTTGCTCATCATTGTACATCATTaccaaattcaataaattttgataattacaaTTGGCCAACAGTTAATGAATTGACTGCCACAAGCAGTTCTGAAccaaatttaactaaaattgatgtcaataaaactttaaaaacacaAGCTGTTTATGAATCTGATTGTTGTAAGAGCTTAGATTCTAATTCAACAATTACTGAAGAAAAAACACATAGAGAGTTTAAAGTATCACTAGTAAAAGAAACTCTTGAAAAACAAGAATCTCATAAAGAATTACCAATTCCATCACCAGATGACaacgttttaaataattggaaaaCTGTGTTTGGTTCGTCCATTGATAAAAATGATACTGGTGATGATAATAAATCTGCCAAATCTGAAGATGTtagtgatgatgatgatgaagtGGAATTTGTTCCTTCCACTTGGAATAGTAATGCAATACCCAGTAAAACTTCACTACGCAATTCAAACCATCAATCA ggTGCCAAAAAATCTGTATCATTTAAGCAACAAAACTATCATTGTGTCTACGAGTATCCACGTGATGATAGCGAGACATTTGATTTAGATATTGGGCCAATTTGGGACCGAACacctaattattttgatttatcatCCTTTAGTG attggGGAGCAGGTTCATCAAAAACCGATCTACTTAGTCCATCGTTTATTGATGATGAAGCATGTAACCCAATTCAAACGTTTCCACAAGAAACAAACTTCACTTTTCCTTCAG CTACTTTTGatgatgatttttatataagtagttCAAATCAACCATTTGAAATAAACCAAAGTCAATTTTTCCCTGGTCAAAAGTCAAACAATTCTACTGATGACACTTTTGAACCTAATGCAGCTGATTTAACTCCACTAAAACCCAAGAACATAA TTACCAAATCAAATGAAGATGTACCAGAACCGGTTTCAATTGTAAGTGCTGTTACTCTGGACGAAGAACTAGCTAAAGCCGAGATGGATAATATGGACATAAAAACATTGGGTAAAATACTATCATTCAAAATGGATGATGTAGTCAAAGTCAGTGATATTAAAAGACCCAAAGAACCGCTTTCACCTACTTTGGGAGAATTGTGTCACACCAAACAACATTTGACTTTAAACCTATGCAAGTCTACGTCCTTACCACCTTCCAACATTAGCACCGAAAAGTTCAATACCTAG
- the LOC132919603 gene encoding uncharacterized protein LOC132919603 isoform X2 has translation MEHTALSLLWLCLLSTWIDSSASYPIGDLNTSAALWSSSNMWLEATIVAVVFTICIVVFLVGCLDCCRNSRFSFKEFQNEVLSTRDYSSPGLAFVNPISNLHSNELSRSDSTVINIEQLSPSIKYQSLFKEWINDSLSNFPRSRLQFHHELGSGWFGRVVSGEVVGLNQSENNKVVVRILRDDATDSERLKFLQEAAPHKIKVKNGNHLVLGLIAACIKMDPLLLIFESSPYGDLKMWLRKNADTNEYETQLERKLKMSVQVVNGLLQYLKSGAVHTDVAARNFLVFPDNVVKIGDYGISTQTYKEDYYFTEEGVAIPIRWSSPETLNVSESVIETKKVTVEGNVWSAAVVIWEIMENGAQPYGSLSDLAVLSAVFIERTPLLLPPSSKHHKLSQQIYQVMLRCWNSDQSKRPTFPEIISSLEETYSMLKANFDPISSNSSPMFSKDFVKSDSDSGIISSVNRPKSCEVQIYADDISDISSQPSASSGVDVFNQSKKSPSLEILHGSLEDLTTSNDPWIRTDDSILFMEGINNAIRELDEALAGEPTSSDAECSPPIVNFRLGPIANNKISRPLFENSYNDNSYLERRSGNDSSGTDTEDEHWRLRIERGEFSEKVKQKSKSVADLMILTHIDASESSESDTPLNSLSRQNSFKHNRLAVPLLNSLTFTSDSDLRNAQDDHDFQDTLKKFQTALKNRDDDSLSYLSLQIDNSMKVKKDIKTNNNTNPFLEIEASEKTIKNNPFILPNTTQCSTAANNSSVLLGPCENFTIDYYKGVTSSLTEKPINEKLDNSIFENVSFTFNPYESMKWDSNIFDFSKPILEESDDTKVECKSKHLILDETVKESNYSTLELDSGHTSDYTNCEDISTKDTLETKSLSTPNYTFNESNEAYIYYNNITVLKNGSDDSGCEIEQITSEDGSTEFLNDKSEDEDDNEITVIKVHDLYEDKIHNDQSKFEGISDDDSKQCESKSQYEIDDIIEGLSESWYLHPPSFQDTSGWLPDTLNQDDKADDKKLSLDEEYAEAIRQELRGKVSQNDNDSRNLNISLEENENVAENTDHTDMVIHYNVYPPPLSTIFEEDEDEELEIIDTFSENPSPSCILTDTSTDHLVISREKLVDSSSELNDNVQDDVLIIDTITNEAIILDTDVSEKQEINILNNTYTIEEVNSDTDDILENLESDSMASYSPDSLSPGSTSKTAAAVSYSSSESAGISDQFVSPTLSNNDLPLDKQTNALKSIEELLSSPHHTNSNEHLDVFNNMQNVNWLKMFLNSETFSENDLAHHCTSLPNSINFDNYNWPTVNELTATSSSEPNLTKIDVNKTLKTQAVYESDCCKSLDSNSTITEEKTHREFKVSLVKETLEKQESHKELPIPSPDDNVLNNWKTVFGSSIDKNDTGDDNKSAKSEDVSDDDDEVEFVPSTWNSNAIPSKTSLRNSNHQSGAKKSVSFKQQNYHCVYEYPRDDSETFDLDIGPIWDRTPNYFDLSSFSDWGAGSSKTDLLSPSFIDDEACNPIQTFPQETNFTFPSATFDDDFYISSSNQPFEINQSQFFPGQKSNNSTDDTFEPNAADLTPLKPKNIITKSNEDVPEPVSIVSAVTLDEELAKAEMDNMDIKTLGKILSFKMDDVVKVSDIKRPKEPLSPTLGELCHTKQHLTLNLCKSTSLPPSNISTEKFNT, from the exons GAATTTCAAAATGAAGTACTATCCACAAGAGATTACAGTTCTCCAGGATTGGCATTTGTCAACCCTATTAGCAATCTTCATAGTAATGAGTTGTCTAGATCAGATTCTACTGTCATAAACATTGAACAACTTTCACCGTCAATTAAATATCAGTCATTATTTAAAGAATGGATAA acgaTTCACTTTCAAATTTTCCAAGATCCCGGTTGCAATTTCATCATGAACTTGGTTCTGGATGGTTTGGAAGG GTCGTAAGTGGTGAAGTGGTTGGCTTGAACCaaagtgaaaataataaagtagtaGTCCGCATCTTAAGGGATGATGCTACTGATTCCGAAAGACTAAAATTTTTACAAGAAGCTGCTCCGCATaaaattaaagtgaaaaatGGAAATCACTTAGTTTTAGGACTTATAGCTGCTTGTATCAAAATGgatccattattattaatatttgaatctaGTCCATAT gGTGATTTGAAAATGTGGCTCCGCAAAAATGCAGACACCAATGAATATGAAACCCAATTAGAACGTAAACTCAAAATGTCTGTTCAAGTAGTCAATGGGCttttgcaatatttaaaaagtggAGCTGTTCACac AGATGTAGCGGCAAGAAACTTTTTAGTATTCCCTGACAATGTAGTGAAAATTGGTGATTATGGTATTAGCACACAAACATATAAGGAAGATTACTATTTTACCGAAGAAGGAGTAGCTATTCCTATTAGATGGAGTTCACCTGAAACCTTAAATGTATCTGAATCTGTTATAGagactaaaaaa GTTACTGTGGAAGGAAATGTTTGGAGTGCTGCAGTTGTAATATGGGAAATAATGGAAAATGGTGCTCAACCTTATGGTTCTCTTAGCGATTTAGCCGTGCTATCTGCAGTATTTATTGAACGTACACCACTTTTACTTCCACCATCATCTAAACATCACAAACTCTCCCAACAAAT ATATCAAGTGATGTTGCGATGCTGGAATAGTGATCAATCAAAAAGACCAACATTCCCAGAAATTATATCATCCCTGGAAGAAACCTATAGCATGTTAAAAGCTAATTTTGATCCTATTTCTTCAAATTCAAGTCCTATGTTTTCTAAAGATTTTGTTAAAAGTGATAGTGACTCGGGAATAATAAGCTCTGTCAATAGACCAAAATCATGTGAAGTTCAAATATATGCAGATGATATCAGTGATATCAGTTCTCAACCATCTGCGTCTAGTGGTGTTGATGTATTTAATCAATCCAAAAAATCGCCGTCCTTAGAAATATTGCATGGATCATTGGAGGATCTAACAACTTCAAATGATCCTTGGATAAGAACAGATGATAGTATACTGTTTATGGAAGGTATAAATAATGCTATTAGAGAGTTAGATGAAGCTTTAGCAGGTGAACCTACATCATCTGATGCTGAATGCTCACCACCAATTGTTAACTTTAGACTTGGTCCAATagccaataataaaataagccgTCCACTATTTGAAAATTCTTACAATGATAACTCATATCTAGAAAGGCGTTCTGGTAATGATTCATCTGGAACAGATACAGAAGATGAGCATTGGAGGTTAAGAATTGAACGAGGTGAATTTTCTGAAAAAGTCAAACAGAAATCAAAAAGTGTTGCAGATTTAATGATACTGACTCATATTGATGCTAGCGAAAGTAGTGAAAGCGATACACCATTAAATTCGTTATCAAGACAAAACAGTTTTAAGCACAATCGGTTAGCTGTTCCACTGTTAAATAGTCTTACATTTACTAGTGATAGTGACTTAAGAAATGCACAAGATGATCATGATTTTCAAGATACTTTGAAAAAATTCCAAACAGCCTTAAAAAATAGAGACGATGATTCACTTTCATATTTGTCTTTACAAATTGATAATAGTATGAAAGTAAAAAAggatattaaaacaaacaataataccaATCCTTTTTTAGAGATTGAAGCCTcggaaaaaactataaaaaataacccATTTATTTTACCAAACACAACTCAATGTTCAACAGCTGCTAATAACTCTTCTGTCCTTCTAGGTCCATGCGAAAATTTCACAATAGATTACTATAAAGGTGTTACTTCTTCTCTAACAGAAAAACCAATCAATGAAAAATTAgataattcaatatttgaaaatgtcagTTTTACATTTAACCCATATGAGTCAATGAAATGGGACtctaatatatttgattttagtaAGCCTATTTTAGAAGAATCTGATGACACAAAAGTAGAATGCAAATCAAAACACCTCATCTTAGATGAAACAGTCAAAGAATCCAACTATAGCACATTAGAATTAGACTCAGGCCATACATCAGACTACACAAATTGTGAAGATATTTCAACTAAAGATACTCTGGAAACCAAAAGTTTGAGTACtccaaattatacatttaacgaGTCAAATGAAGCttatatctactataataatataactgtgcTAAAGAATGGCTCTGATGATTCAGGTTGTGAAATTGAACAGATAACAAGTGAAGATGGCAGTACAGAATTTCTAAATGATAAATCTGAAGACGAAGATGATAATGAAATTACTGTTATCAAAGTACACGATTTATATGAAGATAAAATTCACAATGATCAGTCTAAATTTGAAGGAATATCTGATGATGATAGTAAACAATGTGAGAGTAAAAGTCAATATGAAATTGATGATATCATCGAAGGTCTTTCAGAATCTTGGTATTTACATCCGCCATCATTTCAAGACACATCTGGTTGGCTACCAGATACTTTAAATCAGGATGATAAAGctgatgataaaaaattatcattagatGAAGAATATGCGGAAGCCATAAGACAAGAACTAAGAGGCAAAGTTAGTCAGAATGATAATGATTCtagaaatttaaacatttcattgGAAGAGAATGAAAATGTAGCAGAAAACACTGATCATACAGATatggttatacattataatgtttatcCACCTCCTTTGTCAACAATTTTTGAAGAAGATGAAGATGAAGAACTTGAAATAATAGATACTTTTTCAGAAAATCCCAGTCCTTCATGTATTTTGACAGATACTTCTACTGACCATCTAGTCATTAGTAGAGAAAAACTCGTTGATTCTTCATCAGAACTAAATGATAATGTTCAAGACGATGTTTTGATTATCGACACGATAACTAATGAAGCGATTATATTGGATACAGATGTATCAGAGAAAcaagaaattaatatattaaataatacatacacaatTGAAGAAGTGAACTCTGATACTGATGATATATTAGAAAATCTGGAATCTGACAGTATGGCATCATATTCTCCTGATTCATTATCGCCAGGATCAACTAGTAAAACTGCTGCAGCAGTGTCTTATTCATCGTCCGAGTCAGCAGGAATTTCTGATCAATTTGTTTCTCCAACACTCAGTAATAACGATTTACCTCTGGACAAACAAACCAATGCACTTAAAAGCATTGAAGAATTATTGAGTTCTCCACATCATACTAATTCAAACGAACATTTAGATGTGTTCAACAATATGCAAAACGTAAactggttaaaaatgtttttgaactcTGAAACTTTTAGTGAAAATGACCTTGCTCATCATTGTACATCATTaccaaattcaataaattttgataattacaaTTGGCCAACAGTTAATGAATTGACTGCCACAAGCAGTTCTGAAccaaatttaactaaaattgatgtcaataaaactttaaaaacacaAGCTGTTTATGAATCTGATTGTTGTAAGAGCTTAGATTCTAATTCAACAATTACTGAAGAAAAAACACATAGAGAGTTTAAAGTATCACTAGTAAAAGAAACTCTTGAAAAACAAGAATCTCATAAAGAATTACCAATTCCATCACCAGATGACaacgttttaaataattggaaaaCTGTGTTTGGTTCGTCCATTGATAAAAATGATACTGGTGATGATAATAAATCTGCCAAATCTGAAGATGTtagtgatgatgatgatgaagtGGAATTTGTTCCTTCCACTTGGAATAGTAATGCAATACCCAGTAAAACTTCACTACGCAATTCAAACCATCAATCA ggTGCCAAAAAATCTGTATCATTTAAGCAACAAAACTATCATTGTGTCTACGAGTATCCACGTGATGATAGCGAGACATTTGATTTAGATATTGGGCCAATTTGGGACCGAACacctaattattttgatttatcatCCTTTAGTG attggGGAGCAGGTTCATCAAAAACCGATCTACTTAGTCCATCGTTTATTGATGATGAAGCATGTAACCCAATTCAAACGTTTCCACAAGAAACAAACTTCACTTTTCCTTCAG CTACTTTTGatgatgatttttatataagtagttCAAATCAACCATTTGAAATAAACCAAAGTCAATTTTTCCCTGGTCAAAAGTCAAACAATTCTACTGATGACACTTTTGAACCTAATGCAGCTGATTTAACTCCACTAAAACCCAAGAACATAA TTACCAAATCAAATGAAGATGTACCAGAACCGGTTTCAATTGTAAGTGCTGTTACTCTGGACGAAGAACTAGCTAAAGCCGAGATGGATAATATGGACATAAAAACATTGGGTAAAATACTATCATTCAAAATGGATGATGTAGTCAAAGTCAGTGATATTAAAAGACCCAAAGAACCGCTTTCACCTACTTTGGGAGAATTGTGTCACACCAAACAACATTTGACTTTAAACCTATGCAAGTCTACGTCCTTACCACCTTCCAACATTAGCACCGAAAAGTTCAATACCTAG